Proteins encoded in a region of the Panicum hallii strain FIL2 chromosome 3, PHallii_v3.1, whole genome shotgun sequence genome:
- the LOC112884714 gene encoding uncharacterized protein LOC112884714 isoform X1 — MDLAGMKRRELQALCKRHGLPAGGTNADLVARLDAALSGAAGAEEEEDVVGVVARKGCLKRSVGDAGEAKKVTFAVEESRGRRLRSRVVWSPVVAKTRGKRAEAGSTDSAADDGIPSRAGENVPVRRSRRNSLAAAEVEEVEEAVTFGRKRKPKSQEIAEDVAVSAQPVASCRVTRRSSLSGTTVLLPPAVEKKRGRGKAAAGKNKLVTEEQAAEAQGLSAAAPLTVVESKRSRRKGPDVQNSSKVEVSAKTTRSRSVEAVMKSPPVLENKRKRKSGDAQPDVEQPPVAEVPRNDAPVTRSLRNRVVQVNNSVVEETHTTQQPENKMQPNRPATRMHQQVASSVEKEDQVQVAAPSKAPPSRRSKRNNYEANNVNSESNKLISAPVEAKDSKIAHPLTHHNAKAEDVEKQPIVREPVRRSTRKSVASAMLDNEKDLIEEKNPEAHVRRSLQRSIVPVEDIKGAGEEIQNAKGEDAPKQLAVKEPVRRSTRKSVVSAMLEKEKVLIAEKNPGAHVKRSMRKSVVPVQDINGVGEDIQNAKSDDAEKQLVMNQPVRRSSCKSVLPDTLENESGSLVTETNAEAHVRARKSLLPNMLNKEDPDHSKMIRNENFQIGKCEDEKQQKVKEPVRRSRRSVATVMLEEQNKGLHEEKMSTIPVRRSTRKSVALNIVEKGSNRTEKVGREQSGVRTRRLKARDKLTDHAVAVEPVVTSGNELQVDVQNNQGLTVKSPNHNLSDGNETHPGSDKFVSCERVGEEGLKLRKHRTSSMEISSSANDFWNMEDFSGQKFRKQQSTQTPCEKDNTGAIYDKPQRVQQASTSTTSKGRSSKRRRTRTTAPEEVMSAEEANDGMIIREETMDTHKTSHEYSKESSSGTQEICQVSATREGFSSGPLLGTVTLPDEIYTTQSVHKVIPASETGGLAKESSEKSKQPQEHSDIQDDDTHLSEIRNGKLDQSSSITELLPHNAFVSEDKTLMGEDVLPVDFTVGDDEGQSPAAGQGRVGWEANTSESEEKNLADAMSTGLHTKSLQHDIDILAEESGEDVVPMSFTTEEHGIKFKVSPIAVERRVIGQASACESAGKTLTGILSNDLRTKYLQHDRDVLTKEIGEASGSSIQISDSNPEIHCDAIAEESIRAADLGSCPSNGGKGNPLLKNLHDSILPVMNSAQRCSSDGRRSSFGLDFLFTEECKENCSRNVENITVEVDGGNKSSTCVSPDFYVGSDCGLEDEDVQPTGFDADKKLDVDQDAAEEEVVVEEKNYDQHVAPKTDLKAKLNGELTGLDMESDCTIAEKNVRFVEDNPDDEEVTVQVQQANVQEGDSEKPSQFSATPECKHEFCLPDETVLHSKKNKGCLSSEEQSPFGLQSLFLQQSIEKSVECGALASATVIAENGFDELKYVHVKCSLKKTRVSEPFSQLDTDEDSCPVSKNEDCMFISQQDKGIEGLSKASLDEESVPSGFSLDAKHIKEVTNSEEVACKGEGSKKLVHSDDLKASSEKTDVNGPDTIENSSFSLATPGYKHDDALSEEAVRTMKKYAGTCSSNPRELLMDLQSLFSKENIEESDLHDGLAFSSAESPGDESIDVEQLVEVHLGSNPSQLESNDLLDELIGCSKTEVLHQGHKGLCSEDREEQKLESPIVMESSLNCNKDVTNSSINGSVVDIVDQRTPSGSALPEDCRMDHNLQREFLDGCSVDSGVAGTIGNPSFNLATPDHEHEGALSEEAVCKMKKYTGTCSGDPRHLLMELQSLFSEGSIIKSDSHDVAFPCSESEGNEPTVCHVEKLVDTLVSSEPDTCQGLRQDLSRAEEKESCVSISMQLNPELEDDEVEKHSLNCEKDTSQILGITRSVLSKTALLPKDSHTIYWQEQELPNDLSPLKSGKEFAICLDESFFRSGTCQSNSQKHIVESNSRPSSCDTEVLQQDHKDESNICNEDKSIPKVLENDMPEAAPVERMDSAIMLPSVAGKSEMSDELLNTELSDEAEEHSLSSDKYTIKNFCTGSAKNDLFALPKDCHMDTCQKQELPDVHYLPKSPGESANCQDESVSGSGPCQTSWQQCINESRSVQVTSNIEAFNQNQEESNQNNEGQITPIPSVVSEAADIERSEREIGLTPPAGPSALPDEQLITKVECHEVDTSSLFDTELLYSKASNLHTDTRKDHPPSDLSAPRSPEESTSFPNSSVPGSVGICQSSRRRGIDELRAKLQSFKVSSTAKGSYIAMSAPLPKQGDNLSQSAIALLRNSENAPAVKLDHPANKRNPDCSVAKDSSRQALQHISGRPRDRL, encoded by the exons ATGGATCTCGCGGGGATGAAACGGCGGGAGCTGCAGGCGCTCTGCAAGCGGCACGGCCTCCCCGCCGGCGGCACCAACGCCGATCTCGTCGCCCGCCTCGACGCCGCGCTCTCG GGGGCCGCTGGTGCGGAAGAGGAGGAAGATGTGGTCGGAGTAGTAGCCAGGAAGGGGTGTCTGAAGCGCTCGGTCGGAGATGCTGGCGAGGCGAAGAAGGTGACTTTTGCGGTGGAGGAATCGAGAGGGAGGAGGCTGAGGTCCCGGGTCGTCTGGTCGCCGGTGGTTGCCAAGACAAGGGGGAAGCGCGCTGAAGCTGGTAGTACTGATTCTGCTGCTGATGACGGAATTCCTTCAAGGGCAGGTGAAAATGTCCCAGTAAGGCGGTCCAGGAGGAATTCTTTGGCTGCTGCCGAGGTTGAGGAAGTAGAAGAAGCTGTTACTTTTGGTAGGAAACGGAAGCCGAAGAGCCAGGAGATTGCTGAGGACGTTGCTGTCAGTGCTCAGCCTGTAGCTTCTTGCAGAGTCACGAGGAGGTCGAGCTTGTCAGGAACCACCGTCCTGTTGCCTCCTGCTGttgagaagaagagagggagggggaaggCAGCAGCTGGTAAAAATAAACTTGTTACTGAGGAGCAGGCTGCTGAGGCTCAAGGTTTGTCTGCGGCGGCGCCACTTACAGTTGTGGAGAGTaagaggagcaggaggaagggACCTGATGTGCAGAATTCATCTAAGGTGGAAGTATCCGCTAAGACCACAAGATCCCGCTCAGTAGAAGCTGTTATGAAGTCGCCCCCTGTGCTTGAGAacaagaggaagaggaagtcAGGAGATGCACAACCAGATGTAGAACAGCCTCCAGTTGCAGAGGTGCCTAGAAATGATGCTCCTGTCACCAGGTCTTTGAGGAACAGGGTAGTCCAGGTTAACAACAGTGTGGTAGAGGAAACTCACACTACCCAACAGCCGGAAAACAAGATGCAGCCTAATAGACCAGCTACTCGCATGCATCAACAGGTCGCATCTTCTGTGGAGAAAGAAGATCAAGTACAAGTTGCTGCTCCTAGTAAGGCCCCTCCATCAAGGCGATCAAAGAGAAACAATTATGAGGCCAATAATGTAAATTCAGAAAGCAACAAATTGATCAGTGCTCCAGTGGAGGCCAAAGACTCAAAAATAGCTCACCCATTGACACACCATAATGCTAAGGCTGAAGATGTGGAGAAACAACCAATAGTCAGAGAACCTGTTAGGCGGTCAACACGTAAATCTGTTGCCTCAGCTATGCTTGATAACGAGAAGGATCTAATTGAAGAGAAGAACCCTGAAGCACATGTTAGGAGATCACTGCAGAGATCTATTGTGCCGGTTGAAGATATCAAAGGTGCTGGTGAAGAGATTCAGAATGCTAAAGGTGAAGATGCCCCGAAGCAGCTAGCAGTTAAAGAACCTGTTAGGCGATCAACACGTAAATCAGTTGTCTCAGCCATGCTTGAGAAAGAGAAGGTTCTCATTGCAGAAAAGAACCCAGGAGCACACGTTAAGAGATCAATGCGGAAATCTGTTGTGCCAGTTCAAGATATTAACGGTGTTGGTGAAGACATTCAAAATGCTAAGAGTGACGATGCGGAGAAGCAATTAGTTATGAATCAACCTGTCAGGCGTTCATCATGTAAATCTGTTCTGCCGGATACACTTGAGAACGAGAGTGGATCTCTAGTTACAGAAACGAATGCTGAGGCACATGTTAGGGCACGGAAGTCTCTTCTTCCTAATATGCTTAACAAGGAGGACCCAGATCACAGCAAAATGATCAGAAACGAGAACTTTCAAATTGGTAAATGTGAAGACGAGAAACAACAAAAAGTAAAGGAACCTGTTAGGCGATCAAGGAGATCtgttgccacagtgatgcttgAGGAACAAAATAAGGGTCTTCATGAGGAAAAAATGTCAACAATTCCTGTGAGGAGATCAACACGTAAATCTGTCGCTCTCAACATAGTTGAAAAGGGGAGCAATCGCACTGAAAAGGTTGGAAGGGAACAGTCAGGAGTCAGAACAAGGAGGCTGAAAGCAAGAGATAAACTTACAGACCATGCTGTGGCTGTGGAGCCTGTGGTTACTTCTGGAAACGAATTGCAGGTAGATGTGCAGAACAATCAAGGCCTGACAGTCAAATCTCCAAATCATAATTTATCTGATGGTAATGAGACACATCCTGGTTCAGACAAGTTTGTATCATGTGAGAGAGTTGGTGAAGAGGGCTTGAAATTGAGAAAACACAGAACGTCTTCAATGGAAATATCATCTTCAGCCAATGATTTCTGGAATATGGAAGATTTTAGTGGACAGAAATTCAGGAAGCAACAGAGCACACAAACACCATGTGAAAAAGATAACACAGGAGCTATCTATGATAAGCCACAGAGAGTACAGCAGGCGTCAACTTCCACAACTTCGAAGGGAAGGTCTTCAAAGAGGAGACGGACAAGGACAACTGCTCCAGAAGAAGTTATGTCCGCCGAGGAGGCAAATGATGGCATGATTATCAGGGAAGAAACAATGGACACACATAAAACGTCTCATGAATATAGTAAGGAGTCTAGTAGCGGAACTCAAGAAATTTGTCAGGTTAGTGCCACAAGGGAAGGGTTCTCTTCAGGTCCATTGCTTGGGACAGTAACACTCCCTGACGAGATTTACACAACACAGAGTGTACACAAGGTGATACCTGCATCAGAAACTGGTGGCCTTGCAAAGGAAAGTTCGGAGAAGAGTAAACAACCTCAAGAACACTCTGACATTCAAGATGATGATACCCATTTATCTGAAATAAGAAATGGGAAATTGGATCAATCATCAAGCATCACAGAACTACTCCCACACAATGCTTTTGTCTCAGAGGACAAAACATTGATGGGTGAAG ATGTTTTGCCTGTTGACTTCACTGTTGGAGATGATGAAGGGCAAAGCCCTGCAGCTGGGCAAGGAAGAGTTGGCTGGGAAGCAAATACAAGTGAGTCTGAAGAAAAGAACCTAGCTGATGCCATGTCCACTGGTCTCCACACCAAAAGTCTGCAACATGATATTGACATACTAGCTGAAGAGTCCGGTGAAG ATGTTGTGCCAATGAGTTTCACTACTGAAGAGCATGGAATAAAATTTAAAGTGAGCCCTATAGCTGTGGAAAGGAGAGTTATTGGGCAAGCAAGTGCATGTGAATCTGCAGGGAAAACATTAACTGGCATCTTGTCTAATGATCTCCGCACCAAATATCTGCAACATGATCGTGACGTACTGACTAAAGAGATTGGTGAAG CTTCGGGATCTTCCATACAAATATCAGACAGTAATCCAGAAATTCACTGTGATGCGATTGCTGAAGAAAGTATTCGAGCTGCTGATCTTGGGAGCTGTCCCAGCAATGGTGGAAAAGGGAACCCTCTTTTGAAAAATCTGCACGACAGTATTCTTCCAGTAATGAATTCTGCTCAGAGATGTTCATCAGATGGAAGACGTTCATCATTTGGTCTTGATTTTCTGTTTACAGAAGAGTGCAAAGAAAACTGTTCCAGAAATGTCGAAAATATTACTGTAGAAGTTGATGGTGGAAACAAATCTAGCACCTGTGTAAGTCCTGATTTCTATGTGGGATCAGATTGTGGTTTGGAAGATGAGGATGTGCAGCCTACTGGATTTGATGCTGATAAGAAACTTGATGTGGATCAGGATGCCGCAGAAGAAG AAGTTGTTGTTGAGGAGAAAAATTATGATCAACATGTTGCTCCCAAAACTGACCTAAAAGCAAAGTTAAATGGTGAACTTACTGGTCTTGATATGGAATCAGATTGTACCATTGCTGAAAAGAACGTGAGGTTTGTTGAAGATAATCCTGATGATGAAGAAGTTACAGTTCAGGTCCAGCAGGCTAATGTACAAGAAG GTGATTCTGAGAAGCCTTCACAATTTTCAGCAACACCAGAGTGTAAACATGAATTTTGTTTGCCCGACGAAACAGTATTGCATTCAAAGAAGAACAAGGGATGTTTATCAAGTGAAGAACAATCACCATTTGGCCTACAATCCCTGTTCTTGCAGCAAAGCATAGAAAAATCTGTGGAGTGTGGTGCTCTTGCTTCTGCCACAGTTATTGCAGAAAATGGATTTGATGAATTAAAATATGTTCATGTGAAGTGTTCACTAAAAAAGACTCGTGTGTCAGAACCTTTTTCACAACTTGATACTGATGAAGACAGTTGTCCGGTTTCCAAAAATGAAGATTGTATGTTCATATCCCAGCAAGATAAGGGAATAGAAG GATTATCAAAGGCAAGCCTTGATGAAGAATCGGTTCCATCAGGCTTTTCGTTGGACGCAAAGCACATCAAAGA GGTCACTAATTCTGAGGAAGTGGCCTGTAAGGGAGAAGGAAGTAAGAAACTTGTCCATTCTGATGACCTTAAAGCTTCATCTGAAAAAACAGATGTCAATGGGCCAG ATACTATTGAAAATTCTTCATTTAGTTTAGCAACTCCTGGTTATAAGCATGATGATGCTTTGTCTGAGGAAGCAGTGCGCACAATGAAGAAATATGCTGGAACATGCTCATCCAATCCCAGAGAATTACTTATGGACCTGCAGTCCCTGTTCTCAAAGGAAAACATTGAAGAATCTGATCTGCATGATGGACTTGCATTCTCAAGTGCTGAAAGTCCAGGAGATGAATCAATTGATGTTGAACAACTGGTTGAGGTACATCTTGGTTCTAATCCGTCTCAGTTAGAATCAAATGATCTCTTGGATGAACTGATTGGGTGTTCGAAGACTGAAGTGCTGCATCAGGGTCATAAAGGTCTATGCAGTGAGGATAGAGAAGAGCAAAAGCTGGAAAGCCCAATAGTTATGGAATCTAGCCTTAACTGTAATAAAGATGTTACTAATTCTTCAATCAATGGGTCTGTTGTGGATATTGTTGATCAAAGAACTCCATCTGGTTCGGCTTTACCAGAAGATTGTCGTATGGATCATAACCTGCAACGAGAGTTTTTAGATGGCTGCTCAGTGGATTCTGGTGTAGCAG GTACTATTGGGAACCCTTCATTTAATTTAGCGACTCCTGATCATGAACATGAAGGTGCTTTGTCTGAGGAAGCAGTGTGCAAAATGAAAAAATATACTGGAACATGCTCGGGAGATCCCAGACATTTACTCATGGAGCTGCAGTCTCTTTTCTCAGAGGGAAGCATTATAAAATCCGATTCGCATGATGTTGCATTTCCATGTTCTGAAAGCGAAGGAAATGAACCTACCGTTTGCCATGTTGAGAAACTGGTTGACACACTTGTTTCTTCAGAACCTGATACGTGCCAAGGCCTTCGTCAAGATCTCAGCAGAGCTGAAGAAAAAGAGAGCTGCGTGTCTATTTCCATGCAACTAAATCCTGAGCTGGAGGACGATGAAGTGGAGAAACACAGCTTAAACTGTGAGAAAGACACCAGTCAGATTCTTGGTATAACTAGATCTGTGCTGAGCAAAACAGCCCTTTTGCCCAAGGACAGTCATACCATTTATTGGCAGGAACAGGAGCTACCAAATGACTTATCCCCACTTAAATCTGGTAAGGAATTTGCAATCTGTCTGGATGAGAGTTTTTTCAGATCTG GAACTTGTCAATCTAACAGCCAGAAGCACATAGTTGAAAGCAACTCCAGGCCATCAAGTTGTGATACTGAAGTGCTCCAGCAAGATCATAAAGACGAAAGCAACATATGTAATGAAGACAAAAGCATTCCAAAAGTCCTTGAAAATGACATGCCTGAAGCTGCCCCAGTTGAACGAATGGACAGTGCAATAATGCTGCCCTCAGTTGCTGGAAAGTCAGAAATGTCTGATGAGCTGCTTAACACCGAGCTGAGTGATGAAGCTGAGGAACACAGCCTTAGTTCTGATAAATATACAATTAAAAATTTCTGTACTGGGTCAGCAAAAAACGATCTGTTCGCCCTGCCCAAGGACTGCCATATGGACACTTGCCAGAAACAGGAGCTCCCAGATGTCCATTATTTACCTAAATCTCCTGGAGAATCTGCAAATTGTCAGGATGAGAGTGTTTCAGGATCAG GACCTTGTCAGACTAGTTGGCAACAGTGTATAAATGAAAGCAGGAGTGTGCAGGTGACTTCTAATATTGAAGCGTTCAATCAAAATCAGGAGGAAAGCAACCAAAATAATGAAGGTCAAATTACTCCTATTCCTAGCGTTGTGTCTGAAGCTGCAGATATTGAAAGATCAGAAAGGGAAATAGGTCTGACCCCTCCTGCAGGACCGTCAGCATTGCCGGATGAGCAGCTTATCACGAAGGTGGAGTGCCACGAAGTGGACACTTCGAGCTTATTTGATACGGAATTGCTGTACAGCAAAGCATCCAATTTGCACACAGACACTCGCAAGGATCATCCTCCAAGTGATCTATCTGCTCCGAGATCTCCCGAGGAATCTACATCTTTTCCCAATTCCTCTGTTCCGGGATCAGTAG GAATCTGTCAAAGCAGCAGGCGAAGAGGTATAGACGAACTCCGTGCCAAGCTGCAGAGTTTCAAAGTTTCCAGCACTGCAAAAGGAAGCTACATTGCTATGAGTGCCCCTCTCCCGAAGCAAGGTGACAACCTGAGCCAATCTGCAATCGCGTTGCTCCGGAACAGCGAGAATGCACCTGCTGTTAAACTAGACCATCCTGCTAATAAGCGGAACCCTGACTGTTCGGTCGCAAAGGACTCGTCAAGACAAGCGCTGCAGCACATCAGTGGAAGACCAAGGGATCGCCTATAG